ATCGCCTGCGAGGACACCCGCGTGACTGGGACCTTGACCCATCGGTTCGGGCTGAAAACGCCCCTCATGCCCTATCATGAGCACAACTCCGACCGCCAGAGGCCGAAGATTCTGGAAGCGCTCGACCGCGGTGACGCGGTTGCCCTTGTCAGCGATGCGGGCACGCCGCTGATTTCAGATCCTGGTTACCGGCTCGTCCGCGACGTGGTCGCCGCGGGTCACAAGGTCATCCCCATCCCGGGCGCCTCTGCCTTGCTTGCCGGCCTTGTTGGCTCCGGACTGCCGAGTGATACGGTCCTCTTCGCCGGTTTTCTGCCGCAAAAGGGCGGTCCGAAAAAGACCAGGCTGGCGGAGCTTGCAAAGATCCCGGCGACGCTGGTCCTGTACGAATCCCCGCGCCGGCTCGGGGCAACGCTGGCAACCATGGCCGAAATCATGGGCGAGGCGCGCGAAGCTGCGGTGGCTCGTGAACTCACCAAACGGTTTGAGACGTTCGAACGAGGAACTCTGGCCGAGCTTGCCGAGACCTTCTCCGGCGACGCGCCAAAGGGCGAGATTGTCATTATGATCGCTCCGCCCGAAGATGGTCCGGAGGCCGCTGCCGAGGACGCCGACGCGCTCTTGAGCCAGGCGCTGAGGGACATGCCTGTCAGCGCCGCGGCCAAGTCGGTTGCCAAACAGACCGGTCTCGACCGCAATGAGCTCTACAAACGCGCGCTTGAGCTCAAGGCGGACGCGGGCACCTGACACGAGGCGGAAGCGGATCATGGCAGGACGACAGGACGGCAGCGGCGCGGCCAGACGTCAAAAGGCCCATCGTCTCGGCCATTTCGCCGAAATTCGTGCTGCATGGGCCTTGCGCTTGACCGGCTGGCGCATCCTGAAGCGTCGCTACAAGACCAAAGCCGGTGAGATTGATTTGATTGCCAAACGGCACAAGACAGTGGCCTTCATCGAGGTGAAAGCACGAAAGACCCGGGATGCGGCCATGGAGGCCGTCACGCCAGCCAGCCAGAAGCGGATTATCAAGGCCGCGAAGATCTTCGTCACCGAACACCCCAAGGCCGGCTTCTACACCCTGCGCTTCGACGTCATGATTGTCCGGCCCTGGCGCTGGCCCGAGCGGATCGTCAGTGCCTTTGAGGCGCGGGAGTGAAGGTGTCATGGGGCTGAGTGCGCATAACAGTTCCGTGCTCCACTGGACAAAGCCCTGCGGCGACCGCATATCTGGACCAACCGAACCATAATTCCCTCGCGCGAACTCAGCGCCCCTGCCGGGAGACGTTTCACATGGCCCTCAAGGTCGCGGT
This sequence is a window from Labrenzia sp. CE80. Protein-coding genes within it:
- a CDS encoding YraN family protein; amino-acid sequence: MAGRQDGSGAARRQKAHRLGHFAEIRAAWALRLTGWRILKRRYKTKAGEIDLIAKRHKTVAFIEVKARKTRDAAMEAVTPASQKRIIKAAKIFVTEHPKAGFYTLRFDVMIVRPWRWPERIVSAFEARE
- the rsmI gene encoding 16S rRNA (cytidine(1402)-2'-O)-methyltransferase, which gives rise to MTSAESTDQRRYILSEHAFSAPRLEPALYIVSTPIGNLGDITVRGLETLAGASVIACEDTRVTGTLTHRFGLKTPLMPYHEHNSDRQRPKILEALDRGDAVALVSDAGTPLISDPGYRLVRDVVAAGHKVIPIPGASALLAGLVGSGLPSDTVLFAGFLPQKGGPKKTRLAELAKIPATLVLYESPRRLGATLATMAEIMGEAREAAVARELTKRFETFERGTLAELAETFSGDAPKGEIVIMIAPPEDGPEAAAEDADALLSQALRDMPVSAAAKSVAKQTGLDRNELYKRALELKADAGT